GTGCAATTTTCTTACGTGGACATGATGACGTTTTTCTATACGAATGGCTAGAGGAATTATGCTCATATAGGCTTGTACCGTTCATGACTCACTATGCacgtaagtattaaaaaaaaaaacaaaaaatataagaatgaaacattttaatcaaaaatctcATCTTTTTGTATAGAATACCATCAGAAGCTTATCCGCAATCGTCATCTCAAACGTCGTGCTGCAACCTTTAAAATAATTCCCAAAATCTCAGCAAAACGTGTTACTATCGCATCTTTCTGTTCACCTGCCACATTTCGAAGACCGAGCGCTTTGGATAGGTTTTTCCCACATCGTGAAATTCCTATTAAATCCTATTCGCCAATTCGTTTTAAATTCGCTGGTTGTAGACAAATTGCGGTCAAAGTCAAACCCATGAGGCATGTGCCTCAAACAAATGGCAGCAGGATGTTTGAATCATCGAGGGACATTATCATAGCAAGAAGAAAACTCTTCAAACCTCTAACAGATGAACGAAAATGTGTCCATTTAAGTAATTATCATCTTTTAAGAatctaataataattaaagaaagtCTTTGTAGGAATTAAAAGTCTgtggtttgtgttttttttttcaatatcctATTCATTTAATACTAAAAAGCTGGTTCATCGACTCCATATTTCTTCATCTCCTTAACTATTCGCGATTGAATAAGGTTTCTTATGTTGGCATTGACATTTGGCAGGAGAGAGCCCGTCCGCGCTGCGTGTTCGATCTTCTGCACCAAACCGACTTCTCTTTGGCTTGAAACGAAATTCGTTATCAGGCATCTCTGTTGGCTTCCTACACGTCCTATTCGTCCACATCGGTGAATATAGTCCGACACATGCAGAGGGAAGTCAAAATTAATGACCTGCCTTGCACGAGTTGTGTCTAGACCACGGCTACCAACGTCTGTTGTCGAAAGGACATCCACCATTCCTTGTTGGAACTGCTCAAACCTTCCGATTCGAATCTTCATTAACATGTCTCCGTTTAAATTGATGCAATTGACTCCATTGTTATTGAGGAACATGGAAACATAGTCACTGGTAGAGGATTTGTTGCCAAAAACGATCACAGGTCGCTTTTTAGACAGTTCCGATTTGACCATGCCAAGGAGATTAGCTGGTCGATCGGATTTGTTCATTCTGAGAAATTTGTGGGTAATGTGTGGCATCAGGCGATGTAGATTCGGGCTTACGACTTGGTGTAGGGTCGATGTATCGATGATGTTTTGCAATAGTTCGTTTGTATTCGTGGGCATTGTAGCTGAGGCGAGAATCATTTGACTTCCCACAACTTTATTGTCTTGGATGTGATTCATATGgaactaaaaatacaatttaacacataattagtttaaatttttaagataaaacaatattattttattcaccgggaatcttttaagaaaatggCAGAGTTTGTCAGAGAAACTATCATCCAGTAGAGTGTCGGCTTCATCGAGCACAACATGACGCACCTTTTCCATTCGATAGATGCCCGTAGTTACTAGTTTACTTATTGCCCCTATACTGCCGACGAGAATGTCCACGTCTTCAAACTCTggattcaacattttttgtttcgtgTTTCCTCCGAGAATACATTTGACTTTAAGTCCAGTGGATTTGCATAACTTCTGTGCAACATCCGATATTTGTAATGCCAGTTCCCTGCCTGGGCTAAGAATCAGCACCAAAGGAGTATTAGGTTTTTGCTCTTCAAACCTATACTTTTGTTCGAGAATTTGTTGGACAATCGGCAGGAGATAGGCAAGAGTTTTGCCACAGCCAGTTTCGGCTGCTATCAGTGCATGATTACTGTCACGGATTATTGGAATAGCATCGGTTTGGATTTTGGTGAGTTGTGTGATCTCCAACTCGGATTTcaagttttcaattaaatcatCCGACAACTGGAGAGTTCCTTGCAGGTCGTTAATGTTCTGCATTCGACTGAGAatttcatcctcattcatcgaggtatttacaataaaataatcacCTTTAGACCGACGATGCAACCATCCCTTGGAGGCCAATGGAATAGCTCCGAATTTGGCTTCTATAAGGGGTTTTCCAAAGGGCACATTTAGTTTGGCATTTTTGCATTCTATCAGTGGAATTTTCTTAGATTTGGTCGAGTTTTGGTATTTGACAGCTGGAGCCACCGCTGCATATGTCCGCGTTGGTAGCTTTTGAGTCAAATTTGATATATGTCGTAACATTTTATAgcaattttattctttaaaatgaaaagaattgATTGTAATTGCACTTTCTAGTGCAACATatattaaacttttaagaatattcGGTTCCAAAGTGACTGACGTTTTGTggttatgtttattttgttttgcaaaatgtcAACTGCAAAACGAGTCTCGATGATTCGTTTCAGGTTATATCAAATAAGGGGTTCTGCTTACTattgcttttgaaaaaatacgatAATACAAAAAACCTTTCATCGTTTATTTTGCAAAGTTGTGTTTCAGATTACCAGCAGAAGCTTATCAGTGAAAGTCATCTCAAACTTTGTCCTGTAActtttaaacaaacacaaacaatttaagCAGAACGAATTAATATCTTACAATGGGAGGACGGTGCAGACTATAAGAATTTTCGTAGGATGTCGGTCGAAAGCTTTGAAGCTGTGTCTAGTAAAGATAACtttgaatttatgaatttaGGCATTCCacgacaatttaaacaaaattaaatttgaaaatttagaatgaaacaacaacaacctgtgtgtgctaccaccaagttcataggctggagttatagctatttcacggggaccaacccgatcatcagactcctttagtggtgcttaatcgcttttatgttcaatttaatttttgaagaacttttgcccgagctgggcttgaacaagcaattttaatttcaaaaagactgtTGAAAACGGACGCTCACCactacatacaacacaaacgtcaaattttatgacaggattttgatccactcgaaaaatccaaactgcgatgaccggatcatgggctggatgttggattgttggtctCTATTGGATTATGTTCAATGGAGACCCCAAGTTAAACGAGCCATCTATCgaattttttaagtacaaaattatatatgccttgaattttttaaattattttacaattttgttttaaactatttctgcaaatgtatatttaaaaaccatACATACACGACTCCCACATATGAAAGCATCCTAAGGTTCCagtagttttcaaaatttgccttatTTAAGAGCTTACATAAGGTTTAGAAGATTTTTGGATGTGTTTTttggagaaatgttaaaaattgtgttataacgtagctttttttccaaaaataatgtattttattcCTGTTGCCATTTCTTTAAATGCGAAGTTGCAAAATatcagaaaatgagaaaaaaaaataaaacaatttaatgtgaAGAATTTTCTagcttttttgagtattttcTTCGATGCAATTTCAGGGAGTCTATTAATATTGTCATTTtcatatatattaattttatcaaaaaggtGTCAAGTCATTAATCGATGTAActaaagaagagaaaaaactaaCTTATTTCTTCTCGAAATGTTGTAGGTATAGCATTTTCAAAGAgggtcaaatctttttttttcgaatactgATTCCTGTTGATTTCTCTAAGGTCTTTGAGCAAATTGTGTTGAAAACGTTTGTTATTTgcaatttgttcttttaaacACTGTCTCCGAATTGGAATCCTTcagattttctttgttttttttttctgcaatgTTGAATCAATGAGCGGTCTTGATGGTGTTGGGATTAATATAGTATggggttttcaataagagcgctacaaaagtttttttttttaaataaaacaaaaacgcttttggatatcaatgaaattctttattactgtgaaagtacgttcgatgccattatgtatggaatacgatttcttttgcatggtcACCACGGGCAcacttgcagaagtccagatactgctgcaattttacgttcgatattcgtacgaagttcatcaatcgtcgttGGCTTGTTGGCGCAGACcaaagacttgacgtagccctacaggaaatagtctaacggaCCGACCGAAGCAACCAAGCCACTGGACcgtttcgtgagataacacgttctccaaacttggtttaaaacaaattgtttgacATTGGCTTGTGGCGCCGCCGCGCCGTCCTGTTTTAACtacatgtcctccaagtccatattATTCAATTGggtccaaaaatattcggttatccccattcacagtaacgtgccgtTCTTAATCATCAGGAAAGAAGTACGACCAAATGAAGTAGCCCGCCGGCCCATATAAAACACACCAAACTGTAATTTTGTTGGGATgaaatgatgactcatggagtacgtgtggattgctgcctgaccaatacggCATATTATGTACATTGACGAatccattcagccagaaataagcctcatcgctgatgattatttttcaatgaaaatccgaatcattttcaagtggatttttagataccttgatGAACGATTTGGATatctgtattgagatagctgccaaaaaaataaaaacaactttcagagAAACATTGAAGCTTcgaagtaaaaattgttgtaagataaaaataaacaataataaataaataataaaattcggagtcaaatagcttcttcatcgtctattagatacagaacatcctcaaatacaacttcaaccaacattttgtatctttttatgtaccaaaaaatacaaaaaactgaaatcaattttcaagttccttgaaattcaaccatgtgttgaatcagctgttctgtcagatacctacataccccagaaattcttggataccgaagcctcagcggcagcaatattcaaACTacactgaagagaaatgtcaaaagagctgtaagaaatatggcgtcgtttgctgaCCCTGTTGCTCTTTTTTGTAGAATCTCTGTTGAAAACCCTGTATATAACATTGCTTTAAAAGTCatatcatatttttgataaattctaCCCTTTGTTGCACTTGATTTTCTTGTAGGACTTACGAGGAGTCCTAGTGGATTTTCTTCTAAGTTATCATTTTCCTTTGGATTCATAGGATGTGGTGCTCGAAAACAGTGTGAACTACTTTCGACCACTGCAGTACgaagaaaagttattttattactttctcCTCCCTATCTAAAATTGGGACTTCTTCAGATGTACCACCCCCGGTCTTTTGTAATGACAGCAAGTTGTCACTACATTCTCTTTTGACCCTATTTTTGTTATCAGTCCaaacctttaaaattaattttgaatttctaaagttacatatatttaaattaactctTTATAATACGACTTACTTTTTTCCACGCTGTTACGGTCTTTGTTGAAAGTCCATCGGCGTTTCATTGAGCAGCTAAATCAGCCCAAGTTTTGTAAAGCTCCTGCTTCCCTTGCGAGGTAGTTGGAAGAGATATATGCTCTTGCAAATTCTGGATGCTCGCCTATAAACTCTACCAGAACCTGTAGttgttttggtattgttttttttttttttcagaaaagaccttattaaaattatttaaagggtTACTAAAGTCTTTccaaatgtttaattttgtaagataattacaaaaaagaggttggtatgctacccacactgataatttcccatcccgtctgttgattttacttgcttaaatattaaacaaaatatgcatacaaaaatgtttgttgttgaagtcgatatctttctTTGCTCTCctaatttaaattgattaaggtggcgcaacagtccgttgagaactagggcctggtgaccattcctgtgtgagagtactgttgttagggatagaggggacataaagttttaagccaattccAAACGGTTTCTTCTACCTGAGCGTCGTACTTGtggagttgtagaagctgagtaaggtcaatgattctcgggaATCATTTCTCCAGAGGAGTCCAAATGTTGCTCGCCCCTCCCCTTCCCAATCCTAACCCCCTCCTCCGGCTGCTTTGTGCTATTATGCTCCTTATCCCCTGACTGTAAAGTGTAACGATGTCTGTCAATACCTACATAGTTTCCTTCCTGTGACGCTTATGGCTTAATTGCTGTTCGTCTCTCCTTTTCCAAAACATATAGTTTCATTCAACTTcccaattgggctggatctaaggtgttaacaACCCGTGCCGATGATTAGCTAGGCTGAGggcccaatttctaaaaataggtTAGTTATTAAAGGAGTATACGGAAACCAGGTTACCTCCAGATAAGTTAGCCTTATCTGTGTAAGCGAATTTCTG
This window of the Eupeodes corollae chromosome 3, idEupCoro1.1, whole genome shotgun sequence genome carries:
- the LOC129950249 gene encoding probable ATP-dependent RNA helicase DDX28 codes for the protein MLRHISNLTQKLPTRTYAAVAPAVKYQNSTKSKKIPLIECKNAKLNVPFGKPLIEAKFGAIPLASKGWLHRRSKGDYFIVNTSMNEDEILSRMQNINDLQGTLQLSDDLIENLKSELEITQLTKIQTDAIPIIRDSNHALIAAETGCGKTLAYLLPIVQQILEQKYRFEEQKPNTPLVLILSPGRELALQISDVAQKLCKSTGLKVKCILGGNTKQKMLNPEFEDVDILVGSIGAISKLVTTGIYRMEKVRHVVLDEADTLLDDSFSDKLCHFLKRFPFHMNHIQDNKVVGSQMILASATMPTNTNELLQNIIDTSTLHQVVSPNLHRLMPHITHKFLRMNKSDRPANLLGMVKSELSKKRPVIVFGNKSSTSDYVSMFLNNNGVNCINLNGDMLMKIRIGRFEQFQQGMVDVLSTTDVGSRGLDTTRARQVINFDFPLHVSDYIHRCGRIGRVGSQQRCLITNFVSSQREVGLVQKIEHAARTGSLLPNVNANIRNLIQSRIVKEMKKYGVDEPAF